The following proteins are co-located in the Puniceicoccus vermicola genome:
- a CDS encoding RecQ family ATP-dependent DNA helicase, with protein sequence MSDANDSLSLLRERFGFEEFRPGQQEVIDRLLAGKGAAAIFPTGSGKSLCYQLPSLLLPGLTLVISPLLALMKDQIDSLRAKGVRAERLDSSLDEEDYRRVTAEIRAGEVGLLFVAPERLGNERFLSLIRGQRISLLAVDEAHCISAWGHNFRPDYLKLADAAKSLEVERVLALTATATPKVSADMAAAFGIAPEDIINTGFYRANLELRVTACADEVRPDLLLQRLRDRPAGATIVYVSLQRHAEEVAASLKEAGFNAEPYHAGMAAEKRSSTQEAFMRGDVQIICATIAFGMGIDKADIRYIYHYHLAKGFESYMQEIGRAGRDGKPSVCELFACGDDVTTLENFVYGDTPDPVNLENLLGELLMQGPSIDLAVTDLARRFDMRPLVISTLLTRLELAGVIRSEGHYYGSVRFAPKVDSQAMLGEYSEGQASFLRKLFACCAKAKKWVTLDMDRAVEATGQDRAVVLRALESLQTKGLADLQLAGYRQRFQLLAEEPDPALLAEELAASFETHERMEIERIGLMLEYAEEPGCLTAMLLEYFGESIADCGHCGNCLGDTPEPIPPRRSPGIESLALDGFEDLVAAHPEALGRPRQQARFLCGLSSPAVSAVRGLRGNAWFGKCAEVPFAEVLAARS encoded by the coding sequence ATGTCCGATGCGAACGATTCCCTGTCTTTACTCCGTGAACGCTTTGGATTTGAGGAATTTCGACCGGGCCAGCAGGAGGTGATCGATCGTTTGCTTGCGGGGAAGGGGGCGGCCGCCATCTTTCCCACGGGCTCGGGCAAGAGTCTCTGTTATCAACTCCCTTCGCTCTTACTGCCGGGGCTGACTCTGGTCATCTCCCCGCTCTTGGCCTTGATGAAGGATCAGATCGACAGTCTCCGCGCCAAAGGGGTGCGGGCCGAGCGTCTCGATTCGAGTTTGGACGAGGAGGACTACCGTCGTGTGACCGCGGAGATCCGGGCGGGGGAGGTCGGGCTTCTTTTCGTCGCTCCGGAGCGTTTGGGGAACGAGAGGTTTCTCAGTTTGATTCGGGGGCAGCGGATCAGCCTCCTCGCGGTGGATGAGGCTCATTGCATTTCGGCGTGGGGGCACAATTTTCGTCCCGATTACTTGAAGCTGGCCGATGCCGCCAAGTCTTTGGAGGTGGAGAGAGTGCTCGCTCTCACCGCGACGGCCACGCCCAAGGTGTCGGCGGATATGGCGGCGGCCTTTGGGATCGCTCCCGAGGACATCATCAATACGGGGTTTTACCGGGCCAATCTCGAGTTGCGGGTCACGGCCTGCGCGGATGAAGTTCGGCCGGATCTGCTTCTCCAGCGTCTGCGGGACCGACCAGCGGGAGCGACCATTGTCTACGTGAGTCTCCAGCGGCATGCAGAGGAGGTTGCTGCCTCATTGAAGGAGGCGGGCTTCAACGCGGAGCCCTACCATGCCGGGATGGCGGCGGAAAAACGTAGCTCGACCCAGGAGGCCTTTATGCGGGGCGATGTGCAGATCATTTGTGCCACGATTGCCTTCGGGATGGGGATCGATAAGGCCGACATTCGATATATTTACCATTACCATCTGGCGAAAGGATTTGAGAGCTACATGCAGGAGATCGGGCGAGCGGGGCGCGACGGGAAGCCGTCGGTCTGTGAGCTTTTTGCCTGTGGCGATGACGTCACCACCTTGGAGAATTTTGTCTATGGGGACACCCCTGATCCGGTGAATCTGGAGAATCTGCTCGGCGAGTTGCTCATGCAGGGACCCAGCATCGATCTGGCCGTCACGGATCTTGCCCGGCGGTTCGATATGCGCCCGCTCGTCATCAGCACCTTGCTGACTCGTCTGGAATTGGCCGGAGTGATCCGTTCGGAGGGACATTATTACGGGAGTGTCCGATTTGCCCCGAAGGTGGACAGTCAGGCCATGCTCGGCGAGTATTCCGAGGGCCAAGCGAGTTTTCTGCGGAAGCTCTTTGCCTGCTGCGCTAAAGCAAAGAAATGGGTGACCCTCGATATGGATCGGGCGGTTGAAGCGACGGGTCAGGACCGAGCGGTGGTGTTGCGGGCTTTGGAAAGTTTGCAGACGAAGGGATTGGCGGATCTGCAGTTGGCAGGTTACCGGCAGCGTTTCCAGCTGCTGGCGGAGGAGCCGGACCCGGCTCTTCTTGCGGAGGAGCTGGCCGCAAGTTTCGAAACGCACGAACGGATGGAGATCGAACGAATCGGCCTCATGCTGGAGTATGCTGAGGAGCCCGGATGTCTCACCGCAATGTTATTGGAGTACTTCGGGGAGAGTATCGCCGACTGTGGGCATTGTGGAAATTGTCTGGGAGATACCCCGGAACCGATCCCACCACGGCGGAGTCCGGGAATCGAAAGTTTGGCCCTCGATGGTTTTGAAGACTTGGTTGCGGCTCATCCGGAGGCGTTGGGGCGTCCGCGGCAGCAAGCTCGTTTTTTGTGCGGACTCAGCTCCCCGGCGGTTTCCGCGGTTCGGGGACTGCGGGGGAATGCATGGTTCGGGAAATGTGCCGAGGTGCCGTTTGCCGAAGTGTTGGCCGCTCGCAGTTGA